CAccaaaatgatgaattttaatTTGTCTAGGTTGCAtatggggaaaaaattgttaattttggcaataatTTAACAAAGACCGAAACTTGGAATCCTCCAACTTATGTACATTGGGAAACTGAACCGGAATGCTTTTACTGTTTAATAATGGCAGGTATGTAAATTATTAACGAACAAGCATATTACCGTGTGCAatgctaaaaattgaattttaacagtaaatcaacattttgacagggttataggacatttcgtcaacgattttttgtccgcgcacctgttttttccagtaatttacgtccacgcgtttttccgGCACAGGAGTTTTGGTCTACATGCCAGTTGAGAcacaaagttaattggcccacttgtaaatacaaacgacaattgttCACgccgtttttggatgaaaatgtaaaatttcttggaagaatgagggtttgctcgtttttttgggcgcttctgggtaccagatgcgccctttccaaccgttcgactcccccgatgtaacatgtactatactacatgcccttttgccttatgggtaatgacgccattctggtacacccgggaaaatttgatttttttctgcatctggtattcgtaaaagttttcgtgaaatgttttgcttttaagcataacaatctcgcacgaacgtattacctggttaaagtattttagggcctccttatgctttaaatacttatatccgaggcagtactttcagatcgatttgaaaatattacgaacagtcacgtgatctcttcattttagtgacgtattactgtgctactttgtgattggttcattttattggcgcagcatcgacacgtcagctgtttgcggcattgagcggaaggtttaaggttatgtcatggaccatgagaataaataaggacccccaactccagttagcggagacattagcgctgcctatattttcatccatggccgatgtcaccgccggccggccggtcgccggtccctctcttccccgcgacccgcgcttcccctccccctggctgaactcctcttcacgcggccccgctcccccgcgacctgcgcgccctacctcgcggcgtcgcgacgccgctgtccgctagatcgcgttgacgcaccagctttagaggttccgccgctctttcccgtcgtctgatttacagtggatcctttatgtttccattcaccaccaacTTACATTCGTCACAAAGTgcttgtggaaagtttcagatcttcgcggtcgatctgtagtttgaagggttttgctgttaaagaatcccacttcaaattccatcttcgtcagccttcgggtacataagttggtagtaatatgctttgtcaaagaagcgcccttcaacgcttgggcgttggaactgcttgttttttttttgttttgtttgtttggtccaacggagaataatatttagttgagagttttggtaaaaatgggggagcgtcaattccatgagacaaaattcactaaaacgctcaacacctctttggtgtaacaggacttaattatctttcaagattttctcacctcgttatacctgaaccggataaacctctatatttgcctcagctaaaggctcttagatgtTTCCAGtatacgataagtatcttgatttattttgcgaggaaagatctgtacttttaacggatgcctgtcattattaatacgttcaatttcgtataatactgtacaacacctctgttgtgaaacagTTGCCTCAGGCGCCgtcgcacggcgggcgggcggctagcgcgaaacgcgcattggcgcctacaaacctaagtggatacttcaagcattgtgcagtgcttgaagtatccacttaggtttgtaggcgccagtgagcctctcgcgctgacagcaagccgctccgctctgttaggctttaatatttatactcgcagggtcagcgttttttaactcatgattttgaaatgtttgcacactctgcattgaatTATCTCGTTTAAATTGTAtcaatatgtatcaatttattaaaggagaataataatataacgtgagtttatttaaatattggtggttccgtgtcaaatttaatgatttccaaaccactttaattttttcttttacattttgtgcttttattgtgctgcagcaaGGTGtccgcgcaaccaaacgctcaattttttacgtatttgactctaaaagatcgatgtacaaatgggttcaAACGAAAGATTGCGTGCCTctcggtttttttcctttttaattcatttttgcagtttctatCGGCACAACTGCTtcttattgagattaatgtcgcttggaaaaggttttacaaatatttgtcacgttttaaaaatataattttttcaaaatgaagtaataatttcgtaaagaaaaaattaaaaaaacaaaaaaagaacctatacacatataaggtatattgtacatcgaaatttaaaaagatgattcaaaaggagaaagtaataacattttatgtagaaaatgagcaaccataacaacaccaccttctctctcaatttctcatttccatattgtcaatataattttacatgccgactaaaatataacgctcgGACcaaccgttgcttattttacgtgtgggcgtaaactactggacaaaaaaggtgcgcggacaaaaaattgttgacaatAATATTTCCTGAAACCTTTGACAGTGTAGACAGTTTTGCACTCAATCTACATATTATGTGAAAGTAACTCGAGAGTCAATGTATCCATCCATAATAATTCCACCTTACTTACACAGTTTTTCATGACACTATACTCCTCTACTAGATTAATTTAGTTAGGAAGaacttgaaattatttttcacccGATTTTCTAGGGAAATTTGTTCGTGGTTTGATCTTAAGTGCTTGAAAATTCGGAGTGAGATAGATCTATAACTTTCTCCCATAGTGCATATTcttagagaaaatttggcaacattcaaaagcTCCTTCAGCGTATTTCTCTAGCTTAAGTAGTTAAAGCATCCTATACGAAAAGGTCATTGAAGAAGAAACACTTAGAAATTAAAATCTGCTTCTTACCATGATGGTCCATAGGAATTTAGCGTGAAGCgactgcgaaaaaaaaaacgccttcaatgaatCGAATAGGCACACCGAGCTCCTAGAGGCTCGAATTGTGGTATCACGCCAAACAGCACATTTCTAAGCAGTAAGTGTTATGTATAAACCGTCTAGTTGTTAAGTTTATTGGGTGATATTTTCGGCCGTTAAAACTTTTCTCAACTTTGATTAatgaatttgaatatttttctgtgaGTTATCTGGATAACATCACAAGTAAAATTCTACAagaagtttccaaaaaataaaaaataaaataatttcttcgAGAAAATTAGCCAATGTGTAGATGTAGTTATAAGCACGTAGATTTGCATCGCATTCTTGTCGTCCTTCGTTTTTATCCCTGCATATTTTTAAGTCATGTACAACCCGGTCTTACAACCcgatttataaaaataaatcggGTTGTGAAGCAAATTCCAATCTAAATACTGACTTACCCTCTCATAATGACAGTGCTAATGTCTATCTGCATTTTACTTGAACAATGTACAGATCCAGACTTCCCTGATGCAAGTTTTAAGTCGGGACAATGGCAGCATTGGAAAGTTGGTAACATACCAGGTACAGATCTTGCAAAAGGACAGTCTATGTCAGATTATATTGGAGTTCAAGCCCCACAAGGCACAGGTAAGCTATGCTTTATGCGCATAGATTGTGAAATGCCTTTgtgatgttgttgttgttgtcgttGAATGCAAGTTTGTAGAATACAAAATAGTCTCCTCATTGGCTCCCAAATCATGGGAGACCATAATATAAAATTAACTACATAGTTTACAGAGAAAGACCTTACCTCTGAAAAAGAGACGAGGTCCAGAAATTTGCTGTACCTACGGTGATAGTTGAACAACATTAGCGACACACGATGTTCTTATTTTCATTGTATGTAAGCCATTCAACTGAAGTACGTAACGGAGCAGTTtttaaatgaacgtatttctgccaaacggaaccagaggcAGGAGGGAAATAAGGGGGGTGCTCGTTAGTTAAGGCGACCGTAAGAATGAACGGGAATTAAAAGgagccagtgacgtcagcggaaACGAAGCCGCATCCGGTGTTGCTCTTACTCAGCTtttactcatgagccctgtctaaAACGCTCTTTTACCATTCaaacggctcatgagtgccgcattcagttggtacatagttccctttgacagaatttaaaattccgattttccatttcctcaaagggaatcacgcccattttaacattgtttcttatgcagcatTCTAAACCACATCCCATCTTTTCTACACGTcaatagtttcgtttggcagaaatacatgcAAATGGCATGCATGattctttaaaattatattcATCGTATAAGAATTGTAAGGAGACCCTACCAATCAAGTATTTCCTCTCGTAAGAGGGTAACTCAAGTTCAATGAATCGTTAATAGCAAGAAGAATTCAGGGGCATTGCATAGCGTTTCATAGTTTCATctgaaaattaacttttaataatttaacGGGTGTATGTATTTAACATTctaatttcaggaaatttccgCCAAATCCCCCAAAACAAATTTGcagtaaatttttcatttttgagtaaATCAAttcttaaatgaaattttgcaacgtcatAGTGTAGAGTAGCCATTTTGACTCTTacctttaattaatttaatagcATAATTCTAATTATtccaattgaaatatttttaagtatgtGATGAAGAAAGCGGGACCCTCTCGTCCCTGTCATCAATCGCTCCGATAATCGATTTTCTTTCTGTAACTTAAGGAATGCATCGGTACGTTTTCGTGGTGTACAAACAATTAAATGGTTTGATGAAATTTGACGAGTTCCATCTAATAAATTTGTAAGTATCTGAAACTATTGAATTCCAAATCTCGTTGTCGTTCTATTTATGTAATACAGTTTTGGCATATCCTGACAATATGGAGAGcactttttgtcaaatttaaaatcaaCGATGAATGTTCAAGAAGTTTCCTGTTACAGTCAATATTCCATCAATTAAGGGACGTGAAGCTGTGTAATTTATTAATCGAGGGACTTTTTACCTTTTAATTtgactcatttttattttcattctcgAGCCAtctttatttagtttttttttacagaatcaGCTGCCTGTTTCTTCCATTCTTGACCATGATAATTACCTATTTTTAGAAATACGAGACGAAAA
This window of the Bemisia tabaci chromosome 3, PGI_BMITA_v3 genome carries:
- the LOC109036187 gene encoding protein D1 isoform X3 — translated: MCITKRRRFIWALFQNIESNVLFFSCSLFLTSVLSSKSPENCGEHPEKTPEEIKDILKHWKIIPDVIPKSAPGIVKVAYGEKIVNFGNNLTKTETWNPPTYVHWETEPECFYCLIMADPDFPDASFKSGQWQHWKVGNIPGTDLAKGQSMSDYIGVQAPQGTVCDEESGTLSSLSSIAPIIDFLSVT